A genomic stretch from Aedes albopictus strain Foshan chromosome 2, AalbF5, whole genome shotgun sequence includes:
- the LOC109420798 gene encoding F-box only protein 28 has protein sequence MSSSDGPSSSQGIHFLDLPDCMIEQVFEYLSYDEIAKKRIVCRKIDRVCQSLLNRGFMKMIKRHNANLKAIKSQLPRRESERRNHPLAKHSDILTCIETRISMLSMTYSKYIDKDLCCFIPGKVIDEVFNILKLIESTSKPLRAHEVLQELRDISSMAIEHFDENIAHRLKRIMGVHHPSGSHLPFSTPGFIQNEVVLPCDVNGEKLILPTLTPISPHKASPQQLYCHQSSSSACSASRINNASIARITNKSRKMRLTINKLVAAMQSSKNLMKQMRSQIMRNCAEIKDLRRRLEESETKNRELLANINQLAFGVPSSAELGSGAASEATPKASSRAAMVSRNIKPRSATIILKRVLANTESLGVSSSMVPSPDYDEQMPGSSKRTKYSQD, from the exons ATGTCCTCGAGCGATGGACCATCGTCGTCGCAGGGGATACACTTTCTCGATCTTCCGGACTGTATGATTGAGCAAGTGTTCGAGTACCTCAGCTACGACGAAATTGCAAAGAAGCGAATT GTTTGCCGGAAGATCGACCGTGTCTGCCAGTCGCTGTTGAACCGAGGCTTCATGAAGATGATCAAGAGGCATAATGCCAATCTGAAGGCCATCAAGTCGCAACTTCCGCGGCGGGAATCCGAGCGTAGGAACCATCCATTGGCTAAGCATTCGGACATTCTGACATGCATTGAGACGCGAATTTCTATGCTTTCAATGACATACTCGAAGTATATTGATAAGGACCTGTGCTGTTTCATCCCGGGAAAAGTGATTGATGAAGTGTTCAACATCCTTAAATTGATTGAGAGCACATCGAAGCCCTTGAGGGCCCATGAGGTTCTGCAGGAATTGCGGGACATTTCATCGATGGCAATTGAACACTTTGACGAGAACATTGCCCACAGGCTGAAGCGCATAATGGGAGTGCACCATCCGAGCGGAAGTCATCTGCCTTTCTCGACTCCAGGGTTCATCCAAAACGAGGTCGTACTACCCTGTGATGTGAATGGAGAGAAACTGATTCTCCCCACACTGACTCCGATTTCACCCCATAAAGCTTCCCCACAGCAGCTTTACTGTCACCAAAGTTCCTCTTCGGCTTGCAGTGCGAGTCGTATTAACAACGCGTCGATCGCCAGGATCACCAACAAGTCCCGGAAGATGCGATTGACCATCAACAAACTGGTAGCGGCCATGCAAAGTTCGAAAAATCTCATGAAACAAATGCGGTCGCAAATTATGCGCAATTGTGCCGAAATCAAAGATCTCCGCAGGCGGCTGGAAGAATCCGAAACCAAAAATCGCGAACTGCTAGCGAACATAAACCAGCTGGCGTTCGGTGTTCCGTCTAGTGCGGAACTGGGATCCGGTGCAGCCTCCGAAGCGACACCCAAAGCCAGCAGTCGGGCGGCCATGGTCAGCCGCAACATAAAGCCCCGGTCGGCTACCATCATATTGAAACGGGTTCTGGCCAACACGGAAAGTCTCGGAGTTTCGTCGTCCATGGTTCCATCGCCGGATTACGACGAGCAAATGCCGGGAAGCTCCAAGCGTACCAAATATAGCCAAGATTAA